Proteins found in one Dermacentor silvarum isolate Dsil-2018 chromosome 8, BIME_Dsil_1.4, whole genome shotgun sequence genomic segment:
- the LOC119462648 gene encoding adhesive plaque matrix protein-like — MIGIPALFLLSLASSVLGGDYHTTVTETAAPVSVSHADSNAAGTTDHAALTSVHSNVHADVHAVTTGSATVGSVQAAPSVASFHGDSTMTAVHGYPGVTSFHDAAAPHTLYAAPVVNAVHTSVSGIPAAVSAVHESSAAVTNAHAAPAVATPAVGTLHTSVEGASAVGTVHASPTATTAVPGAPAVTMVHSSPAGVSKVDTTSAYPAPTVTAYQDGSPYPAYYNPQFAYSPYYQPFPFVNGGAASASKMTYQSPYGQSAYQPAAVDSGYYQPSPYFGYVPGFGRPSAYPTATVFPAYPASPAANAYQTGSAMTPAQNAPSVTKATMVGSYPSSHVVSTMFHDAAPSVAGDHHAMPAVATTSTTYQTNPGVTPVHSTQGIATVHSTPATGTTSATYQATPEVGSVHTGPAVATTYQAADHAFSNVQQTPAVSPFPAFPFYQTVPVADQTTKVDSYQTSPAVGAVHSSAPALTSVHESAPATATLHSADPKP, encoded by the exons ATGATTGGA ATACCAGCCCTGTTCCTGCTGTCGCTGGCATCCAGCGTCCTCGGCGGGGATTACCACACTACCGTCACCGAAACAGCTGCCCCAGTCAGCGTGTCCCATGCTGACAGTAACGCTGCTGGGACCACCGACCACGCCGCTCTGACCAGTGTGCATAGCAATGTTCACGCTGATGTGCACGCCGTTACAACGGGTTCGGCTACTGTGGGTTCCGTCCAGGCAGCGCCATCAGTCGCGTCTTTCCACGGGGACTCGACCATGACAGCAGTTCACGGTTATCCAGGTGTGACTTCCTTCCACGACGCAGCGGCGCCACACACTCTTTACGCTGCTCCGGTGGTCAATGCCGTGCACACTTCGGTCTCCGGCATACCAGCTGCAGTGAGCGCTGTTCACGAGTCCTCCGCAGCCGTCACTAACGCGCACGCTGCTCCAGCTGTAGCGACGCCAGCCGTCGGGACTCTGCACACTTCCGTTGAAGGTGCGTCGGCCGTGGGCACTGTTCACGCTTCGCCTACCGCCACGACCGCAGTCCCCGGCGCACCAGCGGTGACGATGGTCCACAGCTCTCCAGCCGGTGTTTCTAAGGTCGACACTACTTCGGCCTATCCTGCACCGACGGTGACTGCGTACCAAGATGGCTCCCCCTACCCAGCCTACTACAACCCACAGTTTGCTTACAGTCCGTACTACCAACCCTTTCCCTTTGTCAACGGTGGTGCAGCATCGGCTTCGAAGATGACCTACCAATCACCGTATGGGCAGAGCGCGTACCAACCTGCTGCGGTTGACTCGGGCTACTACCAGCCTTCCCCTTACTTTGGCTACGTTCCTGGCTTTGGTAGACCCTCTGCATACCCGACGGCTACGGTGTTCCCTGCTTACCCCGCATCACCAGCTGCGAACGCTTACCAGACTGGCTCCGCCATGACGCCTGCTCAGAACGCGCCATCCGTTACCAAGGCTACAATGGTGGGCAGCTACCCAAGCTCTCACGTTGTTTCAACCATGTTCCACGACGCCGCTCCAAGCGTCGCAGGTGACCATCACGCTATGCCTGCTGTCGCAACCACATCCACCACTTACCAGACAAATCCAGGCGTTACCCCAGTTCACTCCACTCAGGGCATTGCGACTGTGCACTCCACTCCAGCCACGGGTACTACGTCAGCCACATACCAGGCCACTCCAGAAGTTGGATCTGTCCACACGGGTCCAGCTGTGGCCACCACTTACCAGGCGGCCGACCATGCTTTCTCCAATGTTCAGCAGACCCCAGCTGTGAGCCCCTTTCCAGCATTCCCCTTTTACCAGACTGTGCCCGTGGCTGATCAAACGACAAAAGTAGACTCGTATCAGACATCTCCAGCCGTTGGCGCGGTTCATTCGTCCGCACCAGCCCTTACCTCTGTTCACGAGTCTGCCCCTGCAACGGCCACTCTGCACTCAGCGGACCCCAAGCCGTAG